The following proteins are encoded in a genomic region of Pungitius pungitius chromosome 17, fPunPun2.1, whole genome shotgun sequence:
- the LOC119219582 gene encoding serine/threonine-protein phosphatase 1 regulatory subunit 10-like, with protein sequence MDTPSMAPAKKTPTALQLGEKYNIKPPVLKRPCFGPADAPPLEKQYKPLNTPSNSAKEIKVKIIPAQPMECTGFLDALNSAPVPGIKIKKKKSGAGPTPNTNTKAVSPTSNKGSPFDSKPSSYSSSSTKLSSPETSACITPADENQEPERPGTPVPSEEAEVSDNGEKPNALAEPRGEEENLTKKGKKKKTVHWADEEQLKHYFYFDLDETERVNVNKIKDFGEAAKPELSVPDSPHEPDPEPYEPMPPRLIPLDEDSTTQEDGYVEPMDTVSQHGSALALNESSKLPPVLANLMGNLSNTSRSPQATPTVSNPVAPTVNK encoded by the exons ATGGACACTCCCAGCATGGCGCCTGCAAAGAAGACGCCAACCGCCCTGCAGCTGGGCGAAAAGTACAACATCAAGCCTCCAGTCCTCAAGAGGCCATG CTTTGGTCCAGCAGATGCTCCACCTCTGGAGAAACAATACAAGCCTTTGAACACCCCCTCTAACTCTGCCAAAGAGATCAAAGTGAAGATCATTCCAGCACAAC CAATGGAGTGCACAGGGTTCCTGGATGCTCTGAACTCTGCTCCAGTGCCTGGGATTAAgattaagaagaagaaatctgGTGCTGGCCCCACCCCCAATACCAATACCAAGGCCGTCTCCCCCACGTCTAACAAG GGAAGTCCATTTGACAGCAAACCCTCTTCGTATTCTTCATCTTCTACAAAACTGTCATCTCCAGAAACATCTGCTTGCATCACTCCTGCTGATGAAAACCAGGAGCCGGAGCGGCCTGGGACCCCCGTTCCCTCTGAGGAGGCCGAGGTCTCTGACAACG GCGAGAAGCCCAACGCTCTGGCAGAACCacggggagaagaagagaactTGACCAAGaaaggcaagaagaagaagaccgtTCACTGGGCCGACGAGGAGCAGCTCAAACACTACTTCTACTTTGATCtggatgagacagagagag TTAACGTCAACAAGATCAAGGACTTTGGTGAGGCTGCCAAACCAGAGCTGAG TGTGCCCGATAGTCCACATGAACCAGACCCGGAGCCTTACGAGCCCATGCCGCCCCGTCTCATCCCTCTGGACGAG GACTCCACCACGCAGGAGGACGGATATGTTGAGCCCATGGACACGGTGTCTCAGCACGGCTCCGCTTTGGCCCTGAACGAGAGCTCCAAGCTGCCCCCGGTGCTGGCCAACCTCATGGGCAACCTGAGCAACACCTCTCGCAGCCCACAGGCCACACCCACAGTCAGCAACCCCGTGGCTCCCACTGTCaataaataa
- the tmem170b gene encoding transmembrane protein 170B produces MPSSKAKYSYSTKGGANPGGCRNMTTNRDYSVNLSVQQVLSLWVQGTTLQHFTEMWYWVFLWCLFSSLFLHGAAGLLMLVMLQRHKRGRLITLVLVSVGFLASLCGGVITSAAVAGVYRVAGKDMMPLEALVFGVGQTALSVIISFSRVLATL; encoded by the exons ATGCCTTCCTCCAAAGCCAAGTACAGCTATTCGACAAAGGGGGGGGCGAACCCGGGCGGCTGCAGGAACATGACAACCAACAGGGATTATTCTGTCAATCTGTCGGTGCAGCAGGTGCTGAGCCTTTGGGTGCAAGGCACGACGCTGCAGCACTTCACAG agaTGTGGTACTGGGTGTTCCTGTGGTGTCTCTTCTCCTCGCTCTTCCTCCACGGGGCGGCGGGGCTGCTCATGTTGGTCATGCTGCAGCGCCACAAGAGGGGCCGCCTCATCACCCTGGTGCTGGTCAGCGTGGGGTTCCTGGCCTCCCTCTGCGGCGGCGTCATCACCA GCGCGGCGGTGGCGGGGGTGTACCGTGTGGCGGGGAAGGACATGATGCCGCTGGAGGCCCTGGTGTTCGGCGTGGGCCAGACCGCCCTCTCCGTCATCATCTCCTTCTCACGCGTCCTCGCCACTCTGTGA